In the Drosophila gunungcola strain Sukarami unplaced genomic scaffold, Dgunungcola_SK_2 000001F, whole genome shotgun sequence genome, one interval contains:
- the LOC128262472 gene encoding proteasome subunit alpha type-1 — translation MFRNQYDSDVTVWSPQGRLHQVEYAMEAVKLGTATVGLKNRETAVLVALCKPTSELSASQRKIIPIDDHLGISIAGITADARVLSRYLRSECLNYKHSYDSTYPVSRLITNLGNKMQTTTQRYDRRPYGVGLLVAGYDENGPHIYQVTPSATFYNCKANSIGSRSQSARTYLERNLGTFLDSSNDDIICHGILAILGSLPTDEHQSKENAAQFNITVAIVGKNQPFKILSEEENEKYLRMAKEKGAPVDPPRNDDDDDRPSPPDQPEAGPRDPEVLVATEQRP, via the exons atg TTTCGCAACCAGTATGATAGCGATGTTACGGTGTGGAGTCCGCAGGGACGACTGCATCAGGTGGAGTACGCAATGGAGGCCGTGAAGCTCGGAACCGCAACTGTGGGTCTGAAAAATAGAGAAACTGCAGTGCTCGTTGCCCTGTGCAAGCCGACATCGGAGCTGTCGGCCTCCCAGCGCAAGATAATCCCCATTGACGATCACCTGGGTATATCTATCGCTGGAATAACGGCGGATGCCCGTGTGCTTAGCCGGTACTTGCGTTCCGAGTGCCTGAACTACAAGCACTCGTACGACTCCACCTACCCTGTGTCCCGGCTGATCACGAACCTGGGCAACAAGATGCAGACCACCACTCAGCGCTACGATCGCCGTCCGTATGGAGTGGGTCTGCTTGTGGCCGGTTACGACGAGAACGGACCACACATCTATCAGGTCACGCCATCGGCGACCTTTTACAATTGCAAAGCCAATTCAATTGGATCGCGCTCGCAAAGTGCACGCACCTATTTGGAGCGGAATCTGGGCACGTTCTTGGACTCCTCCAACGATGATATCATCTGTCACGGAATACTGGCTATTCTCGGATCCCTGCCCACAGATGAGCACCAGAGCAAAGAGAATGCAGCTCAGTTT AATATCACTGTGGCCATCGTTGGCAAAAATCAGCCATTCAAAATTCTTTCAGAGGAAGAAAACGAGAAATATTTAAGGATGGCCAAGGAAAAGGGTGCTCCAGTTGATCCGCCCAGGaacgacgatgacgatgaccgCCCATCCCCTCCAGACCAACCAGAAGCGGGACCACGCGACCCAGAAGTTCTTGTTGCCACGGAGCAGCGCCCTTAG
- the LOC128262063 gene encoding mitochondrial chaperone BCS1, with the protein MTLPDLVSSLSSNPYFGAGFGLFGVGAAAAILRKGLQGGLVLFRRHCMITLEVPCRDKSYQWLLKWITVRGARKTQHLSVETNFVQNDNGTIKTSYDFIPSIGKHLFHYKGNWIQVERTREQQTLDLHMGVPWETVTLTAFGNNKAIYFDILEEARQLALEATEGKTVLYTAMGAEWRPFGHPRRRRPTGSVVLDRGTSKRIIADCQDFIKSSMWYTQRGIPYRRGYLLYGPPGCGKSSFITALAGELEYSVCLLNLSERGLTDDRLNHLLNVAPEQSIILLEDIDAAFVSREATPQQKSAFDGLNRITFSGLLNCLDGVGSTEARIVFMTTNYIDRLDPALVRPGRIDLKEYIGYCTQYQLEEMFKNFFANGDTTKAEEFAKRVNSFGRDASPAQIQGFFMKHKLSSPQTVIDSCEDIWENVFSSNKKNN; encoded by the coding sequence ATGACTTTACCCGATCTTGTGTCCAGTCTGTCGTCGAATCCCTATTTCGGGGCTGGTTTCGGATTGTTTGGAGTGGGCGCTGCGGCTGCAATATTGCGAAAGGGTCTTCAGGGCGGATTAGTCCTGTTCCGACGGCACTGTATGATTACCCTGGAGGTGCCGTGCAGGGACAAGTCCTATCAATGGCTATTGAAATGGATCACAGTTAGAGGAGCCCGCAAGACGCAGCACTTGAGCGTGGAGACGAACTTTGTGCAGAACGACAATGGCACGATTAAAACCAGCTATGACTTTATACCCAGCATCGGCAAGCATTTGTTCCATTACAAAGGTAACTGGATTCAGGTGGAGCGAACCAGGGAACAGCAAACACTGGACCTCCACATGGGAGTTCCATGGGAAACGGTGACACTCACAGCATTTGGAAACAATAAGGCAATTTATTTTGACATCTTAGAAGAGGCTAGACAATTGGCATTGGAAGCCACCGAAGGGAAAACGGTGCTATACACAGCGATGGGTGCGGAATGGAGACCCTTTGGTCATCCTCGAAGGAGACGTCCCACTGGATCGGTGGTCCTGGATCGGGGAACGTCCAAAAGAATCATTGCCGACTGTCAGGACTTTATAAAGAGTTCTATGTGGTACACTCAGCGCGGAATTCCCTACAGAAGAGGTTATCTCCTCTACGGGCCTCCGGGCTGCGGAAAGTCTAGCTTTATTACTGCCTTGGCTGGTGAACTGGAGTACAGCGTTTGCTTGCTGAACTTGTCTGAAAGAGGCCTCACCGACGACCGACTAAATCACCTGTTAAACGTGGCGCCAGAACAAAGTATCATCCTGCTGGAGGATATTGACGCAGCATTCGTCTCGCGGGAAGCAACTCCACAGCAAAAGTCCGCTTTTGACGGACTAAACAGGATTACGTTTAGTGGACTCCTGAACTGTTTGGACGGAGTGGGTTCCACAGAAGCCAGAATTGTCTTCATGACAACGAATTATATTGACCGACTGGATCCCGCCCTAGTTCGACCTGGTAGAATAGATTTAAAGGAATACATAGGCTATTGTACGCAGTATCAATTGgaagaaatgtttaaaaacttctTTGCCAACGGAGACACCACAAAGGCGGAAGAGTTTGCAAAACGTGTAAATTCCTTTGGTCGTGATGCAAGTCCGGCTCAAATTCAAGGCTTTTTCATGAAACATAAATTATCCTCCCCGCAAACAGTTATTGATTCTTGTGAAGATATCTGGGAAAATGTTTTCAgctctaataaaaaaaataattaa
- the LOC128262065 gene encoding LIM domain transcription factor LMO4.2, whose product MNATFHSYRDILAAHHQDSSSPENFAPIVIDYRNSNHTKDIVETNSNISSSQLSFMDESSNDFNNQQLIHSNSLIKVCGGCGDKISDRYLLYALDRYWHNGCLKCHCCGAMLAEVGSSCFTRRGLILCKKDYSSMFGCSGVCSGCGETIPPSELVAKALTGINNIDLQNQQKQIINCVFHLRCFSCAKCGSSLRPGDRYTMLGASLVCEQDWHKLLKGPANSNGTLGQRKGKVGRPRRSKD is encoded by the exons ATGAATGCAACGTTCCATTCATACAGAGATATACTAGCGGCACATCACCAAGACTCATCTAGTCCTGAAAATTTCGCCCCCatagtaattgattatagaAACTCAAACCACACAAAGGACATTGTCGAGACCAACTCAAATATCTCATCGTCTCAGCTATCGTTCATGGACGAATCTTCAAACGATTTTAATAATCAACAGTTAATCCATTCTAACTCTCTTATTAAAGTGTGCGGTGGCTGCGGAg ATAAAATAAGTGATAGATATCTTTTATACGCTTTGGACAGATATTGGCACAATGGCTGCCTTAAATGTCACTGTTGTGGAGCTATGCTAGCAGAAGTGGGTTCCAGCTGTTTTACGAGGCGAGGCCTGATTCTTTGCAAAAAGGACTACTCCAG CATGTTCGGATGCTCTGGAGTTTGTTCTGGATGTGGGGAAACTATACCCCCGAGTGAACTGGTAGCGAAAGCACTAACTGGAATAAATAATATCGATttacaaaatcaacaaaaacaaataattaattgcgTATTTCATCTAAGGTGCTTTAGTTGTGCTAAGTGTGGATCAAGTCTGCGTCCTGGTGATAG GTATACTATGTTAGGAGCTAGCTTGGTATGTGAGCAAGATTGGCACAAATTACTTAAGGGCCCCGCCAATTCGAATGGAACGCTTGGACAAAGGAAAGGAAAAGTTGGAAGGCCCAGAAGATCAAAGGACTAA
- the LOC128262037 gene encoding uncharacterized protein LOC128262037 isoform X2 translates to MDEKDKAQHNMISNLPLLFANGYPTSLEKITEPQLENFIPFMVQCSLGHINLPKKVDCSEPEWWPENAPFEIPLKKPKAFVGNWMEKMKEIVVICYQFHKSLFLLRFCNDLAAYEHASLRFINNYNSTTSLYDRRNNKLLVTFRNENMSYDRQQKNRKCLLLQKNNSSINENLQHMMVEPPPFDIYLCDNCDAELYSKEAILEHENICCMEDDVILCDSPEPDNKCEGKNEDIELRNAFLLNFSLQSKFIDISSSNEKQKTYSFSEETSTEISNRKRRLPSRRNRTVHSFSRCSFIPISSPAGQQLLKSTKQTISKEYISERQERLDRFCYTPIIIKSNTRQKYFEKKSNTTVHCTFKKSHEHNYHIYSFPRRQFVKRRDTTENFLFLNSPLIKQCRPISVRLKKISEHIMEEQNHTANTKLNIRLTRHNSLNSHWRISPSSEVVVDTIDLCSSDDEEQTIGLPKVLGSDALTIIKLTHNNRKSSRRTIEPSKYASEPESVVDSSVKPLQQSLYIFSNYKANSVLSRCTVESMSNHSMVSPLSTSNTFSDSEGHRKEYNQENCNFSKNLVTLTDWYGRSANSEKSTANQTTESSTFDALSAAPPFNSTGRIISIDLTS, encoded by the exons ATGGATGAAAAGGATAAGGCTCAACACAATATGATATCCAACCTACCACTTTTGTTTGCGAATGGATATCCTACATCCCTAGAAAAAATAACGGAGCCGCaattagaaaattttattCCATTCATGGTTCAGTGCTCTTTAGGACATATAAATTTACCAAAGAAAGTAGATTGCAGTGAACCGGAATGGTGGCCGGAAAACGCACCCTTCGAAATTCCGCTGAAAAAGCCGAAAGCATTTGTTGGG AACTGGATGGagaaaatgaaagaaattgtGGTTATTTGCTATCAATTTCACAAaagcttatttttattaagatttTGTAATGATTTAGCTGCGTATGAGCACGCGAGCTTAAGATTCATAAACAACTATAATTCAACGACATCATTGTATGACAGAAGAAACAACAAATTGCTGGTTACATTTAGAAATGAAAACATG TCATATGatagacaacaaaaaaataggaaGTGCTTGTTGCTTCAAAAGAATAACAGTTCAATTAACGAAAACTTACAACATATGATGGTTGAGCCACCCCCTTTTGATATTTATCTTTGCGACAACTGTGATGCTGAACTTTATTCTAAAGAAGCTATACTG gAACACGAAAACATTTGTTGCATGGAAGATGATGTTATACTTTGTGATTCCCCTGAGCCAGATAACAAATGTGAGGGAAAAAACGAAGATATTGAGCTGCGCAACGCCTTTCTTCTAAACTTTAGCCTGCAGTCTAAATTCATTGATATCAGTTCATCCAAtgagaaacaaaaaacatattcaTTTAGTGAAGAAACGTCAACGGAAATATCAAACAGAAAAAGACGTTTACCATCCCGAAGGAATCGAACAGTTCATTCTTTCAGTAGGTGTTCGTTTATCCCAATATCATCACCTGCAGGACAGCAATTATTAAAGTCTACGAAACAAACAATATCTAAGGAATATATTTCCGAAAGACAGGAACGCCTGGACCGATTTTGCTACACGCCAATAATCATAAAATCAAACACAAGGCAAAAATATTTCGAGAAAAAATCAAACACCACCGTGCAttgcacatttaaaaagtcgcATGAACATAATTACCATATATATTCATTTCCGCGACGTCAATTTGTTAAACGCAGGGACACAACtgagaattttttgtttttaaactctCCGCTAATCAAGCAATGCCGTCCAATTTCTGTCAGATTGAAAAAGATATCGGAACACATAATGGAAGAGCAAAATCACACTGCAAATACAAAGCTTAATATAAGACTAACGCGCCACAATTCGCTTAATTCGCATTGGAGGATTTCACCTTCAAGTGAAGTAGTTGTTGATACAATTGACTTATGCTCCTCTGATGATGAAGAGCAAACAATTGGCTTGCCCAAAGTTCTTGGTTCGGATGCACTTACTATAATAAAACTTACACATAACAACAGAAAGTCCAGTAGGCGAACCATTGAGCCAAGTAAATATGCTTCTGAGCCAGAATCAGTAGTAGATAGTTCTGTTAAGCCCTTACAACAGtccttatacattttttcaaattataagGCTAATTCGGTATTAAGTCGTTGCACGGTTGAATCCATGTCAAATCATTCAATGGTTAGTCCTCTGAGTACATCGAATACTTTTTCTGATTCTGAAGGACACAGAAAGGAATACAATCAAGAAAACTGCAATTTTTCGAAGAATTTGGTTACACTCACAGACTGGTACGGTCGTTCAGCTAACTCCGAAAAGAGCACAGCAAATCAAACTACTGAGAGTAGTACGTTTGACGCCCTTTCCGCGGCTCCGCCGTTTAATAGTACTGGCCGAATAATTTCCATTGATTTAACTTCATAG
- the LOC128262037 gene encoding uncharacterized protein LOC128262037 isoform X1 produces MTMDEKDKAQHNMISNLPLLFANGYPTSLEKITEPQLENFIPFMVQCSLGHINLPKKVDCSEPEWWPENAPFEIPLKKPKAFVGNWMEKMKEIVVICYQFHKSLFLLRFCNDLAAYEHASLRFINNYNSTTSLYDRRNNKLLVTFRNENMSYDRQQKNRKCLLLQKNNSSINENLQHMMVEPPPFDIYLCDNCDAELYSKEAILEHENICCMEDDVILCDSPEPDNKCEGKNEDIELRNAFLLNFSLQSKFIDISSSNEKQKTYSFSEETSTEISNRKRRLPSRRNRTVHSFSRCSFIPISSPAGQQLLKSTKQTISKEYISERQERLDRFCYTPIIIKSNTRQKYFEKKSNTTVHCTFKKSHEHNYHIYSFPRRQFVKRRDTTENFLFLNSPLIKQCRPISVRLKKISEHIMEEQNHTANTKLNIRLTRHNSLNSHWRISPSSEVVVDTIDLCSSDDEEQTIGLPKVLGSDALTIIKLTHNNRKSSRRTIEPSKYASEPESVVDSSVKPLQQSLYIFSNYKANSVLSRCTVESMSNHSMVSPLSTSNTFSDSEGHRKEYNQENCNFSKNLVTLTDWYGRSANSEKSTANQTTESSTFDALSAAPPFNSTGRIISIDLTS; encoded by the exons A tGACAATGGATGAAAAGGATAAGGCTCAACACAATATGATATCCAACCTACCACTTTTGTTTGCGAATGGATATCCTACATCCCTAGAAAAAATAACGGAGCCGCaattagaaaattttattCCATTCATGGTTCAGTGCTCTTTAGGACATATAAATTTACCAAAGAAAGTAGATTGCAGTGAACCGGAATGGTGGCCGGAAAACGCACCCTTCGAAATTCCGCTGAAAAAGCCGAAAGCATTTGTTGGG AACTGGATGGagaaaatgaaagaaattgtGGTTATTTGCTATCAATTTCACAAaagcttatttttattaagatttTGTAATGATTTAGCTGCGTATGAGCACGCGAGCTTAAGATTCATAAACAACTATAATTCAACGACATCATTGTATGACAGAAGAAACAACAAATTGCTGGTTACATTTAGAAATGAAAACATG TCATATGatagacaacaaaaaaataggaaGTGCTTGTTGCTTCAAAAGAATAACAGTTCAATTAACGAAAACTTACAACATATGATGGTTGAGCCACCCCCTTTTGATATTTATCTTTGCGACAACTGTGATGCTGAACTTTATTCTAAAGAAGCTATACTG gAACACGAAAACATTTGTTGCATGGAAGATGATGTTATACTTTGTGATTCCCCTGAGCCAGATAACAAATGTGAGGGAAAAAACGAAGATATTGAGCTGCGCAACGCCTTTCTTCTAAACTTTAGCCTGCAGTCTAAATTCATTGATATCAGTTCATCCAAtgagaaacaaaaaacatattcaTTTAGTGAAGAAACGTCAACGGAAATATCAAACAGAAAAAGACGTTTACCATCCCGAAGGAATCGAACAGTTCATTCTTTCAGTAGGTGTTCGTTTATCCCAATATCATCACCTGCAGGACAGCAATTATTAAAGTCTACGAAACAAACAATATCTAAGGAATATATTTCCGAAAGACAGGAACGCCTGGACCGATTTTGCTACACGCCAATAATCATAAAATCAAACACAAGGCAAAAATATTTCGAGAAAAAATCAAACACCACCGTGCAttgcacatttaaaaagtcgcATGAACATAATTACCATATATATTCATTTCCGCGACGTCAATTTGTTAAACGCAGGGACACAACtgagaattttttgtttttaaactctCCGCTAATCAAGCAATGCCGTCCAATTTCTGTCAGATTGAAAAAGATATCGGAACACATAATGGAAGAGCAAAATCACACTGCAAATACAAAGCTTAATATAAGACTAACGCGCCACAATTCGCTTAATTCGCATTGGAGGATTTCACCTTCAAGTGAAGTAGTTGTTGATACAATTGACTTATGCTCCTCTGATGATGAAGAGCAAACAATTGGCTTGCCCAAAGTTCTTGGTTCGGATGCACTTACTATAATAAAACTTACACATAACAACAGAAAGTCCAGTAGGCGAACCATTGAGCCAAGTAAATATGCTTCTGAGCCAGAATCAGTAGTAGATAGTTCTGTTAAGCCCTTACAACAGtccttatacattttttcaaattataagGCTAATTCGGTATTAAGTCGTTGCACGGTTGAATCCATGTCAAATCATTCAATGGTTAGTCCTCTGAGTACATCGAATACTTTTTCTGATTCTGAAGGACACAGAAAGGAATACAATCAAGAAAACTGCAATTTTTCGAAGAATTTGGTTACACTCACAGACTGGTACGGTCGTTCAGCTAACTCCGAAAAGAGCACAGCAAATCAAACTACTGAGAGTAGTACGTTTGACGCCCTTTCCGCGGCTCCGCCGTTTAATAGTACTGGCCGAATAATTTCCATTGATTTAACTTCATAG